The proteins below come from a single Aminivibrio pyruvatiphilus genomic window:
- a CDS encoding lectin like domain-containing protein gives MKKTAVFAAAALFLFIAAALPSPAAGPSLAPLNPAFLRDRALPRGGGAELRGSVFFAGERRPAGKRPSPLNLDHLRARGETVRHLAARTFREDAPFPARFDLREQGKLSPVRDQDPYGTCWTFAALAALESSLLPGEPRDFSEWHLAYWAYRENPEGFPPFTLDEEVALFDQGGDDWKAVAVLSRGTGPVNETDLPYGGPLPAEKPRLPRQKLLTSALYMPYPAVEIWRDGYPHLAAEEVKHALMTRGAVSIGMMADFDEDTWNEDTGAFFYSGPRGANHAVNIVGWDDYFPKERFAAQPSGDGAWIVRNSWGTSFGEDGYFYMSYEDTSLDSGIVYLSSPAGEYGIIHQYDPLGWVRSVSPLETPAAGSPAWMANIFTAEENQALKAVSFYVPDYGTEYEITVAILSGATPADRESVPLRGQRGVLEKPGYHTVVLGTPVYLPRGTRFSAEVKVTAPAYEFPLPVEVPVAGYSDGASAAPGQSFYSADGVTWTDLTGVVPGGNFCLKALGAGEESGGCTTGAPSLSAVLLLVPFGLMLLRRGRKQKTSVF, from the coding sequence ATGAAAAAAACTGCCGTTTTTGCGGCAGCCGCTCTTTTTCTGTTCATCGCTGCCGCTCTGCCGTCCCCTGCGGCAGGGCCGTCCCTTGCCCCTCTTAACCCCGCCTTTCTCCGTGACCGGGCTCTTCCCCGCGGCGGCGGAGCGGAGCTTCGGGGGAGCGTTTTTTTCGCTGGGGAAAGGCGTCCCGCGGGAAAACGGCCGTCACCGCTGAATCTGGACCACCTCCGGGCCCGGGGAGAGACTGTCCGGCATCTCGCGGCCCGGACCTTCAGGGAAGACGCGCCCTTCCCCGCCAGGTTCGACCTCAGAGAACAGGGAAAGCTGTCTCCCGTACGGGACCAGGATCCCTACGGCACCTGCTGGACCTTCGCCGCCCTGGCGGCCCTGGAATCATCCCTTCTTCCCGGAGAACCCCGGGATTTCTCCGAATGGCACCTTGCGTACTGGGCTTACAGAGAAAACCCGGAAGGATTTCCTCCGTTCACCCTTGACGAAGAAGTCGCCCTCTTCGACCAGGGAGGGGACGACTGGAAAGCCGTGGCCGTCCTCTCAAGAGGCACCGGTCCGGTGAACGAGACGGATCTTCCCTACGGCGGGCCACTGCCGGCGGAAAAGCCCCGGCTCCCGCGGCAGAAACTTCTCACAAGTGCTCTGTATATGCCCTATCCGGCCGTGGAAATCTGGAGGGATGGCTACCCCCATCTCGCCGCTGAGGAGGTCAAGCACGCCCTTATGACCCGGGGGGCGGTGTCCATCGGCATGATGGCCGACTTCGACGAAGACACCTGGAACGAAGATACCGGCGCCTTTTTCTACAGCGGTCCCCGGGGTGCGAACCATGCGGTGAACATCGTCGGGTGGGATGATTATTTCCCGAAGGAGCGATTTGCGGCCCAGCCGTCAGGCGACGGGGCGTGGATTGTCCGGAACAGCTGGGGAACCTCTTTCGGGGAGGATGGGTATTTCTACATGTCCTACGAGGACACGAGCCTCGACAGCGGCATTGTCTATCTCTCCTCGCCCGCGGGGGAATACGGAATCATCCATCAGTACGACCCCCTGGGATGGGTCCGGTCCGTCTCTCCCCTCGAAACGCCCGCGGCAGGCTCTCCTGCATGGATGGCCAACATCTTCACGGCGGAAGAGAACCAGGCTCTGAAGGCGGTTTCCTTTTACGTGCCCGACTACGGAACGGAATATGAAATCACTGTGGCGATCCTCTCCGGAGCCACTCCTGCGGATAGAGAGTCCGTGCCCCTTCGGGGGCAGCGGGGTGTGCTGGAAAAACCGGGGTACCATACCGTCGTCCTTGGAACCCCGGTCTACCTCCCCCGGGGAACACGATTTTCCGCGGAAGTGAAGGTGACCGCCCCGGCCTATGAGTTCCCTCTCCCCGTGGAAGTTCCGGTGGCGGGGTACTCCGACGGAGCCTCCGCCGCTCCGGGGCAGAGCTTCTACAGCGCCGACGGCGTGACCTGGACCGACCTCACCGGGGTTGTGCCGGGCGGAAACTTCTGCCTCAAGGCGCTGGGAGCCGGGGAAGAATCGGGAGGATGCACCACCGGCGCTCCGTCCCTTTCGGCGGTCCTGCTGCTGGTTCCCTTCGGGCTGATGCTTCTCCGGCGAGGGCGGAAGCAAAAAACGTCCGTTTTTTGA
- a CDS encoding AI-2E family transporter, which yields MDTVGNFQVIIGLIGIISIVATGLVLNFAQAVFIPLIIAWLLSYLFGPVVRFLSRLKIPNFLNVVAVLALFFGVCFLGALFLNARILTFTEAFPKYYARLLDIGKTLTINLELPPDFWLSIDWGVTARGYLIELSGSFVTIVSKLVMVIVFLVFLLLGAPYFDYKLQKAFSPSNAEKVKRILGTISFQIGRYLSALALISAVTGFLVWFALEYLQVDFAVTWGVLAFILNFIPTVGSIVASIPPILVALVQFYPSYMPAVITSLVLLTIQVTIGNFITPKVMGDRLNLSPVVVLISLLFWSLIWGVVGALISTIIAAIIKIICENIPSLNFISVMMGSGKVYQKEFEERA from the coding sequence GTGGATACTGTGGGGAACTTCCAGGTTATCATCGGTCTCATAGGCATCATCTCCATTGTGGCCACGGGGCTGGTCCTAAACTTCGCCCAGGCGGTGTTCATCCCGCTGATCATCGCATGGCTCCTCTCCTATCTCTTCGGCCCGGTCGTTCGCTTCCTGTCGAGACTCAAGATCCCGAACTTTCTCAACGTCGTCGCCGTCCTTGCGCTTTTCTTCGGCGTCTGCTTCCTCGGAGCTCTCTTTCTCAACGCCAGGATTCTCACCTTCACCGAGGCGTTCCCGAAATACTACGCCCGTCTCCTTGACATAGGGAAGACCCTCACGATCAACCTCGAACTTCCTCCCGACTTCTGGCTGTCCATCGACTGGGGCGTTACCGCCCGGGGATATCTCATCGAGCTGTCCGGGTCCTTTGTCACCATCGTTTCCAAGCTCGTCATGGTGATCGTGTTCCTCGTGTTTCTCCTCCTCGGCGCCCCCTATTTCGACTACAAGCTTCAGAAGGCCTTTTCTCCCAGCAACGCGGAAAAGGTGAAGCGCATCCTCGGCACCATCTCCTTCCAGATCGGACGGTACCTGAGCGCCCTGGCCCTCATCAGTGCGGTGACGGGCTTCCTGGTGTGGTTCGCCCTGGAATACCTCCAGGTGGACTTTGCGGTGACCTGGGGCGTGCTGGCCTTCATCCTGAATTTCATTCCCACGGTGGGGTCCATCGTGGCCTCCATCCCTCCGATCCTGGTGGCTCTGGTGCAGTTTTACCCTAGCTACATGCCGGCGGTCATCACCTCTCTTGTCCTCCTGACCATCCAGGTGACTATCGGCAACTTCATCACCCCCAAAGTCATGGGGGACCGGCTGAATCTCAGCCCGGTGGTGGTGCTCATTTCCCTGCTTTTCTGGAGTCTCATCTGGGGCGTGGTGGGCGCCCTTATTTCCACCATCATCGCCGCCATCATCAAGATCATCTGCGAGAACATCCCCTCCCTGAACTTCATCAGCGTCATGATGGGGTCCGGCAAGGTCTACCAGAAGGAGTTCGAGGAGAGGGCCTGA
- a CDS encoding M20 family metallo-hydrolase, with the protein MIISPDRFLADLEDLGRIGWVDGEGMDRPAFSPSYGIARKFVEDRMKDAGLAVTVDGVGNIFGTLDGSDPSLPAIYAGSHLDAVPGGGKYDGPLGVMAALEAARTIREKSLPLRHPLVVAGFTGEEGGEMGGTFGSRAFAGLLEEPMPAEKLARVGLTPEGVRSAKAGPGRIACYFELHIEQGPYLERRNISVGIPTGIVGISRYAVRLEGEANHAGTTPMKERRDAMREAAELLSEWFAWTDTRDDFVCNVGVFSLHPGAVAIVPGRADFLLEIRSLKDSVMDEIAAKFRSFLEKRKNVSIFMEPVVRKGAVELDPLLQTAVETACEEAKVSSVRMPSGASHDANPMARITRAGMIFVPSAGGISHSKEEYTAPEDLARGADILARAVLEADRRL; encoded by the coding sequence ATGATCATCTCCCCGGACCGTTTTCTCGCGGATCTGGAAGACCTCGGCCGGATAGGCTGGGTGGACGGGGAAGGCATGGATCGCCCCGCCTTTTCCCCTTCCTATGGGATAGCCAGGAAGTTCGTGGAGGACCGGATGAAGGATGCCGGCCTCGCCGTGACTGTTGACGGGGTCGGGAACATTTTCGGAACACTGGATGGGAGCGATCCCTCCCTGCCTGCCATATATGCAGGTTCCCACCTGGATGCCGTGCCCGGGGGAGGAAAGTATGACGGCCCCCTGGGCGTGATGGCGGCCCTGGAGGCAGCCCGGACCATCCGGGAAAAGAGCCTCCCCCTGCGGCACCCCCTTGTGGTCGCCGGGTTCACTGGCGAAGAGGGCGGCGAGATGGGGGGCACCTTCGGGAGCAGGGCCTTCGCGGGGCTGCTTGAGGAGCCCATGCCGGCCGAAAAGCTGGCCAGGGTGGGGCTGACGCCGGAAGGGGTCCGTTCCGCAAAGGCCGGTCCCGGCCGGATCGCATGCTACTTCGAGCTCCACATCGAGCAGGGGCCCTACCTCGAGCGGAGGAACATCTCCGTCGGCATTCCCACGGGCATCGTGGGCATCAGCAGGTACGCCGTGCGCCTTGAAGGCGAGGCCAACCACGCGGGCACCACGCCCATGAAAGAGCGCAGGGACGCCATGAGAGAGGCCGCGGAACTGCTCTCCGAGTGGTTCGCCTGGACGGATACGAGGGATGACTTCGTCTGCAACGTGGGAGTCTTCTCTCTCCACCCCGGAGCTGTGGCCATTGTTCCGGGGAGAGCTGATTTTCTTCTCGAAATCCGTTCCCTGAAGGATTCGGTCATGGACGAGATCGCGGCGAAATTCCGCTCCTTCCTCGAAAAAAGAAAGAACGTTTCCATTTTCATGGAGCCCGTGGTCAGGAAAGGGGCGGTGGAGCTCGATCCCCTTCTCCAGACGGCAGTGGAAACAGCCTGTGAGGAGGCGAAAGTCTCCTCGGTCCGTATGCCGAGCGGCGCATCCCACGACGCGAACCCCATGGCCAGGATCACGAGGGCGGGAATGATCTTCGTGCCGAGCGCGGGCGGTATCAGCCACTCAAAAGAGGAGTATACGGCTCCGGAAGATCTTGCCCGGGGGGCTGACATTCTTGCCCGGGCCGTCCTAGAAGCCGACCGGAGACTGTAG
- a CDS encoding dihydrodipicolinate synthase family protein, with amino-acid sequence MKKVHGIFAPIATAFDASGEVDYSTFAENTVAFGATKLSGLVVLGSNGEFTLLSHEEKVKLVETARNHLPAEKMVIAGTGCESFRETLQLTKECAAVGADVALVVTPNYYKKDMNEAALGNFYTMLADASPIPVMIYNMPGNSGVNVPSSLTLKLAAHPNITGIKDSGGNIVQISEVLAKAPEGFSVFAGSGSYLLATLLLGGVGGTLAVANVVPDYCAEIQENFEKGDLEKARKMQLALLPLNAAVTSRFGIGGMKAAMDMVGFKGGLPRLPILPAGEETRKEIARILKELGIPTV; translated from the coding sequence ATGAAAAAAGTCCATGGAATTTTCGCCCCCATCGCCACCGCCTTCGACGCTTCCGGAGAGGTGGATTATTCGACCTTTGCAGAGAACACGGTGGCTTTCGGCGCCACGAAACTGTCCGGTCTCGTGGTGCTCGGCAGCAACGGCGAGTTCACCCTGCTGTCCCACGAGGAAAAGGTAAAGCTCGTGGAGACAGCGAGAAACCACCTTCCGGCGGAAAAAATGGTCATCGCCGGAACGGGATGCGAGTCCTTCAGGGAGACCCTGCAGCTTACGAAGGAATGCGCCGCCGTGGGTGCCGACGTGGCCCTGGTGGTGACCCCCAACTACTACAAGAAGGACATGAACGAAGCCGCCCTCGGGAATTTCTATACCATGCTCGCCGACGCCTCCCCCATCCCCGTGATGATCTACAACATGCCCGGCAACTCCGGGGTGAACGTTCCCTCGTCTCTGACCCTGAAGCTCGCCGCCCACCCGAACATCACCGGCATCAAGGACAGCGGCGGCAACATCGTTCAGATCTCCGAAGTGCTCGCGAAGGCTCCCGAAGGTTTCTCGGTCTTTGCCGGCTCCGGGAGCTATCTTCTCGCCACCCTCCTGCTTGGCGGCGTCGGCGGAACCCTGGCGGTGGCCAACGTAGTTCCCGACTATTGCGCCGAGATCCAGGAGAACTTCGAGAAGGGCGATCTTGAGAAGGCCCGGAAAATGCAGCTCGCCCTCCTTCCCCTCAACGCCGCTGTCACCAGCCGCTTCGGCATCGGCGGCATGAAGGCCGCCATGGACATGGTCGGCTTCAAGGGCGGACTGCCCCGCCTGCCCATCCTTCCCGCCGGAGAGGAGACGAGGAAAGAAATCGCAAGGATCCTCAAGGAGCTGGGGATCCCCACGGTCTAG